The region TAGGCGTGGGGTGACAGCCGGATCACGGGGCCCCGCGCGGAGGCGAGGACCCCCCGCTCGCGCAGCGAGACCTCTACGCCCGCCGAACCGCCCCGGACGTCGTGACACAGCACGGACGTGGTGGGCGTGTGGGGAGCGCCTGGTCGAGGCGCCGCCAGCACCGAGAGGCCCCGCTCGGCGGCGCCGGTCCTGGTCGCCTCGGCGAGCGCCGCGGTCCATTCGCCCACCTGCGCCATGCCGAGGGCACTCAGCTCGTCCAGCGCCGCGCGCGCCACGTAGGCGGGCAGGATGGGGGGAGTGCCCGTGTCCAGGCGGCGAGCCCCGTCGGCCCAGTCCAGGCGGCGCGGGTCGTACGCGAACGGCTCGCTCCGCCCGAACCAACCGGTGACGGCCGGTTCCATGGAGGCCCACGCCTCCGGGCGTACGTAGGCGAAAGCGATGCCCGCGGTGCCCAGCAGGTACTTCACGCACCCGGAGGCCAGCACGTCCACCCCCAGCGCCGGCGCGTCCACGGAGCGGGCCCCCGCGACCTGGTACGCGTCGCAGAAGACCAGCGCCC is a window of Gemmatimonadota bacterium DNA encoding:
- a CDS encoding aminotransferase class V-fold PLP-dependent enzyme, coding for VSSVAEFPTVAHVWLAQERRGARVHQIEAPAGTIDVGAYVDAIDERARIVSIPLGLYLTGHMPDVAPVVERARAVGALVFCDAYQVAGARSVDAPALGVDVLASGCVKYLLGTAGIAFAYVRPEAWASMEPAVTGWFGRSEPFAYDPRRLDWADGARRLDTGTPPILPAYVARAALDELSALGMAQVGEWTAALAEATRTGAAERGLSVLAAPRPGAPHTPTTSVLCHDVRGGSAGVEVSLRERGVLASARGPVIRLSPHAYNTLDEVDVALDALADLLIGAPRGASATPPA